One Pecten maximus chromosome 7, xPecMax1.1, whole genome shotgun sequence genomic window carries:
- the LOC117331279 gene encoding nischarin-like isoform X3, producing MFYDIVLMCFDWIIFIVYSCVTALNLTGSNTYLYFAFFISGCWHGNGCNVLGDSGDVKKDIGHILDFITRVKYLKVFGSTDPVGTSNIDMSQLKFDLSLFKSLQFLEVSFSIALQISGIETIKQTMDRITLHYCVSKIRDILLQDLPQWKADDGTLLVSYWDKLSEADFSHNTITDIDDSVQLMPRVEVLNLSHNHIKSIQHLNWLSRLTFLDLSYNTFRSLDALHTKIGNLKTLILAGNKLDSLQGLSKLFSLENLDVSHNEISQMTEVLHVCKLPCLEELHMNNNPVTTVLDYRTKVLSMFMDRASEVILDDHKPSQQELDTVAVLQAIQKSKENKDKSRKPITRKSISDDRPTGSPVLPELYEEQGSPQASFTGIEGSQGYTSPANSQPQNSTEDLSPTSSGSWSQSLVFLQQAGPETKAPVETQGSKSYDENMGSDDTVLSQKLETVVLERRRSRGHSDENVPVITYVNIAKLPNHRNSEFVTWLQTRLFGSDMDDQVMEQLVNVMWCNVIQYSKQDDTISCCAVLTERRLFLLRLKHGSCGFSGVPDLETFYIMPLNNVQQALSGPCYCYIRLEESFVGPSGTFVLEAADSDVGKEFTDDLQTRLHSSDLGSIDMVNCSQNSDMSKQIFSEEDDEGLCTGRVVVSSVVSVGGTEELALLLLSENKVYLIHRDCLFWPRPTCIDKLEDIKSKPHFNYLQQHSVMTNISEIKIGVSVQSVRKHRRTSSFQSKNFLVFFEPFDVSMVFHELIGAVGFQVCFLSQKARDSFLDQLTIMRSEHTHRMSPTIREEPEGGNESSDSLDASTDDATKSKLQEQVSGFESSGEDTQNTEIEVRHLRSKTIANMTLNTKVALTPHMSMKLDLNYLTPELQTQLESCIRSHNLVKTLSPKLLLLTEMKGEELAKFFHSDIALVNSEAEQLHYVLWVVVVPYKDPHQEIISCVMMSSRAMYFVSDRVVKSPLVERQAWMTHARHKSDSVIGLQRKQVDKHHSSGILHSSQKDSTIIRCYHVFHYSELRQVNVGLFDQCVRLTGNDCNSTYTLLSRDGLITERFMRQLTTMLTIFMSSPMVDRSPADVEQDFYRAFNKRTKTTLEGMEYLHPSKVPFIYPGEDTMSDLLYIITDRLRLPLLARRKADILMYILCYVATSENQCGAVESMEPRSLVLTNDYLCLMHEDVASYPLPEFARGLPNTARYHITDIRKVDSLKRVLFFRDNSQKLTLIFSDEAEEIVVDTSVEHFSADDKTGGRQSLPEVGMTVLVQCERDINKVMLLLKNQWRDLHGDELEIHIL from the exons atgttttatgatattgttttgatgTGTTTTGATTGGATAATCTTTATTGTGTATTCATGTGTAACTGCTTTAAATCTTACTGGTTCTAACACTTATTTATACTTTGCTTTCTTTATATCTGGCTGTTGGCATGGTAACGGTTGTAATGTCCTAGGAG acAGTGGCGATGTGAAGAAAGACATAGGTCATATACTAGATTTCATCACCAGAGTTAAATACCTAAAg GTGTTTGGTAGTACAGACCCTGTCGGTACCAGTAATATAGACATGTCACAGCTCAAGTTTGATCTCTCCCTGTTCAAGTCACTCCAGTTCCTGGAG GTCTCCTTCAGTATCGCTCTCCAAATCTCAGGGATAGAGACCATCAAACAAACCATGGACAGAATAACTCTCCATTACTGTGTCAGCAAAATCAGG GACATCCTTCTACAGGACCTACCACAGTGGAAGGCAGACGATGGCACACTACTGGTGTCTTACTGGGATAAACTCTCCGAGGCTGACTTCAGTCACAACACCATTACAGATATCGATGATAGTGTG CAACTGATGCCCCGAGTAGAAGTGCTGAATCTTAGTCACAATCACATCAAAAGTATCCAGCATCTTAACTGGCTGAGTCGTCTGACCTTCCTCGACCTCTCATACAACACATTTAGGTCTCTGGATGCTTTACACACCAAAATTGGCAACCTAAAGACTCTAATCCTGGCTGGCAACAAACTGGACAGTCTACAAG GACTCTCAAAGTTGTTTTCCCTGGAAAATCTTGATGTCAGTCATAACGAGATATCACAG ATGACTGAGGTACTACATGTCTGTAAGCTGCCGTGTCTGGAGGAATTACACATGAACAACAACCCTGTAACAACAGTACTGGACTACCGTACCAAAGTCCTGTCCATGTTTATGGACCGTGCATCAGAG GTGATCCTGGATGACCACAAGCCCAGTCAGCAGGAACTTGACACTGTGGCTGTCCTACAGGCTATACAGAAATCCAAGGAAAACAAGGACAAATCCAGAAAACCTATAACAAGGAAG TCCATCAGTGACGACCGCCCTACGGGGTCCCCTGTGTTACCTGAGCTTTATGAGGAGCAGGGGTCACCCCAGGCcagttttacag GCATAGAGGGTAGCCAGGGGTACACTAGTCCCGCCAATTCACAGCCACAGAACTCCACCGAAGATCTCTCCCCTACCTCATCGGGGAGCTGGTCACAAAGTCTAGTGTTCCTACAGCAGGCTGGCCCTGAAACAAAG GCCCCAGTGGAGACACAGGGCAGCAAGAGCTATGACGAGAATATGGGGTCTGACGACACTGTGCTATCACA AAAATTGGAAACGGTAGTGTTGGAGAGGAGACGTAGCAGAGGACATTCCGATGAGAATGTACCTGTCATCACCTATGTAAACATCGCAAAGCTGCCGAATCACAGAAATTCTGAGTTTGTGACCTGGCTTCAGACTCGGTTGTTCGGGTCAGACATGGATGACCAAGTGATGGAACAGCTAGTAAATGTGATGTGGTGTAACGTTATCCAGTACTCGAAACAGGATGACACTATTTCTTGTTGTGCTGTGTTAACAGAGCGACGCCTCTTCCTCCTTCGTCTCAAGCATGGCAGCTGTGGCTTCAGTGGCGTACCCGATCTGGAGACATTTTATATAATGCCCCTGAACAATGTGCAGCAAGCGCTGTCTGGTCCGTGCTACTGTTATATCAGACTTGAGGAGTCATTCGTAGGTCCAAGTGGAACATTCGTCCTCGAAGCTGCAGATTCTGATGTCGGAAAAGAATTCACAGATGATTTACAGACCAGGCTGCATTCATCTGACCTTGGAAGTATTGACATGGTCAATTGTTCCCAAAATTCTGATATGTCTAAACAAATATTTTCCGAGGAGGATGATGAAGGACTTTGTACTGGACGTGTTGTGGTTTCTTCTGTTGTATCCGTTGGTGGTACAGAGGAACTCGCCCTATTACTCCTATCGGAAAACAAAGTGTACCTCATCCATCGCGACTGTTTATTTTGGCCTAGACCAACATGCATTGATAAACTAGAAGACATCAAATCGAAACCTCATTTCAATTATTTACAGCAACATTCGGTGATGACGAATATTAGTGAAATCAAGATAGGAGTTAGTGTTCAGAGTGTGCGTAAGCACCGTAGAACATCGTCATTTCAGAGCAAAAATTTCCTAGTCTTCTTTGAACCATTCGACGTATCAATGGTTTTCCATGAACTGATAGGTGCGGTAGGGTTTCAAGTGTGTTTTCTGTCGCAGAAAGCTAGAGATAGCTTCTTAGATCAACTTACAATTATGCGATCAGAACATACTCACAGAATGTCACCTACTATCCGAGAGGAACCAGAAGGTGGAAATGAGTCCTCGGACAGCCTAGATGCTTCTACCGATGATGCTACTAAGTCGAAGTTACAAGAGCAAGTTTCTGGATTTGAATCATCAGGGGAAGACACACAGAATACAGAGATCGAAGTGAGACATCTTCGATCAAAAACTATCGCCAATATGACTTTGAATACAAAGGTGGCATTGACTCCACATATGTCAATGAAGTTAGATCTGAACTATCTTACACCTGAACTTCAGACACAGCTAGAATCGTGCATCCGCTCTCATAATTTAGTGAAGACCTTGTCACCAAAATTACTACTTTTAACAGAAATGAAAGGAGAAGAACTGGCCAAGTTCTTCCACAGCGACATTGCTCTGGTAAACTCCGAAGCTGAACAGCTACATTATGTCCTCTGGGTTGTTGTGGTACCGTATAAAGATCCACATCAGGAGATCATCAGCTGTGTAATGATGAGCTCACGAGCAATGTACTTTGTGTCAGACAGGGTTGTCAAGTCTCCACTGGTTGAACGTCAGGCCTGGATGACGCATGCCAGACACAAGTCTGATTCTGTAATTGGTTTACAGAGGAAACAAGTTGACAAACACCACAGTTCGGGTATCCTTCACAGCAGTCAGAAAGACAGTACTATTATACGCTGCTATCACGTGTTCCACTACTCTGAGCTTCGGCAGGTCAACGTTGGCCTATTTGACCAGTGTGTTCGTTTGACTGGCAACGACTGCAACTCCACATACACGCTTCTGAGCAGAGACGGACTTATCACCGAGAGGTTTATGCGTCAACTCACAACTATGCTCACCATCTTCATGTCATCTCCCATGGTTGACAGGAGCCCTGCTGACGTCGAACAAGATTTCTATCGGGCTTTCAACAAGCGAACGAAGACCACATTGGAAGGCATGGAGTACTTGCATCCGAGCAAAGTTCCGTTCATTTATCCGGGCGAGGATACAATGTCCGACCTTTTGTATATCATCACCGATCGACTAAGACTGCCACTCCTGGCCCGAAGAAAGGCGGACATTCTCATGTACATTCTGTGTTATGTCGCTACCTCTGAAAATCAGTGTGGAGCTGTAGAGAGTATGGAACCACGTAGTCTTGTCCTGACCAACGATTACTTATGTTTAATGCATGAAGATGTGGCCAGTTATCCTCTGCCGGAATTCGCCAGGGGATTGCCCAACACAGCCAGGTATCACATCACTGATATCCGTAAGGTAGATTCTTTAAAGAGAGTTTTGTTCTTTCGGGACAACTCTCAGAAGCTGACCCTTATCTTCTCTGATGAAGCCGAGGAGATTGTGGTCGATACTTCTGTGGAACACTTCAGTGCCGATGATAAGACGGGAGGCAGACAGTCGCTGCCAGAGGTGGGAATGACTGTTCTTGTGCAGTGTGAGAGAGACATCAATAAAGTCATGCTCCTTTTGAAGAATCAGTGGAGGGATCTACACGGAGATGAGCTGGAAATCCACATTCTCTGA